A portion of the Tachysurus fulvidraco isolate hzauxx_2018 chromosome 8, HZAU_PFXX_2.0, whole genome shotgun sequence genome contains these proteins:
- the med1 gene encoding mediator of RNA polymerase II transcription subunit 1, which produces MAAAAAAAALRSGSPAREPLLDRVRVEEGTEAEKQSRVSALLERLHAKHNASRPWQETSKVVRTAMEKRGVMNSAGHQILLNGLETLQRALKVTSLVSMTDRLESIARQNMLGSHLSPSETECYITSDMFYVEVQLDTMGQLIDVKVAHHGENPASCPELIQHLREKNFEEFSKHLKGLVNLYKLPGDNKLKTKMYLALQSLELDLTKMMHMFRIAMKANTVETILHGSVGLLTPRSGGHLMSLQCYVSPYDTFEEGTGAQLNYTDTTIPRTLGVAVSVTVEGTSSIYKLPIAPLITGSHPVDNKGTPTFSPASNSNCVDLPACFFLKMKKPMPFSLPFIHKMGNVTGIPVFESVPALSPLYDLIITSQFSEEDGSTAPASARFMRFYASLPGQQHCYFLNGDAPVQDGKSLQGSLVSKIPFRHPAHVPALLDIIRHQAAYNTLIGSCVKKTYIKEDAPGLLQFEVCPLTDSSFSVSFQHPVNESLVCVVMEVIDSRQVACKLYKGLSDALICTDEFITKVVQRCMSIPVTMRAIRRKAETIQADTPALSLIAETVEIMVKKNLPPTGSPGYLGMGAVSDGSNTVGLPGVGGASTPTGGSSAGNLAGSGPFQGTMNLFINHQGSSVVDTMGQIGGQQQQLPPQNIHGSDDFSKVTQNPILTSLLKITGNVEPSPNPQGSASSQPHQTPPSTTSPASNTKNHPMLMNLLKDNPSPDFAALYGSSPLERQNSSGSPRTDSQGQPCPGGGTKGKKKRPRGTDKGLIGTGGGMGMKQQSQHQQLGSISQQHHHTHTPTEDDFHRELFSMDVDASQNPIFDVNLPGDGLDTPHSITPAPSQCGTPPSGPGMSYHQQSHVQPQTQAQTQPSGSITRTVRLSSSESIGPDINDILSDIPDSATKGSGISHGQHHMGGEEGGSLDTPLRDSSSSGQGSAVFETDLFNANSNENTYTDPADLIAEAATAATPNSDASSSNFFPDTDFNPELLPGQGTFSHQNFFDSSPSSEPDLDLVKSFSGGSQQNTPSGTPQNPTSHGRSTPDATLKDPFDVSMVFNSGGGKPLLGPGPDLGDSHSHVGGGQSPLTMGMVGLSSDFKNSEVKVKQQQMRPKEDNGVGNSGMVMGGTGSAEGKQMKRSRTPSSEGKLKDKPPKRKKLDPEGKSPSHSSGGRPYTPPSGSAGSGGSMGGGGSKSPGSSGRSQTPPGGATPPIPKITIQIPKTLTGGKSSSHGGYTSSSSASGSTGGASGTSSSKSHHSHSSSSSGKIKTSKMEASMGQGNSSKLACTGGSGSGMPSQSKSSSLGMGAGKPGSSPITKHGMSGSGSSGAVSGNKMRPQGGKPPGSLMNPSIKPNISPSHSRSGSSDKLSSPMKLQQGQVPGTPPSSKAKSPIGSGSGSSSGSKTSSGGGMSSQKQLGSGSSGSSSSSSAFASSSSSSGSMSFSSGGQSQYGGSGGAGGGGGGGSGGGSGGNNPNAKGKSPSRNKKPSLTAVIDKLKSVGSGGIGGEECEGGGESGCPGSNAGSGGGGLPPNVGPPKREKVEKEGKSKGSLSTGNSGEKKMMDPKGSGVSSTGVAKIIISKPDGGSPSIKSKVTLQKPGDGSAEGSMRSQHSGLKASPLFSGSTPKHDRSSPSHSRSPGNTPLFLDSESESGSSSVAEKSHQNSPSSDDDQTMRPLQPPQDYMSVCLGEKHKKHKKEKKKQKERERERDRERDRDRDRDKEKKKSVMSCGPPSIPMKAESWSRSPLSSSEPPISLLSSDRASRPSPVYMHTEDDDLMDSALTGSNLEPFK; this is translated from the exons atggcggcggcggcggcggctgCGGCTCTACGAAGCGGTAGTCCAGCGAGAGAACCTCTGTTGGACCGGGTCAGAGTAGAGGAAGGCACCG aAGCAGAGAAGCAGAGTCGTGTTTCTGCTCTTTTGGAGAGGCTGCATGCCAAACACAACGCCTCTCGGCCATGGCAAGAAACCAGCAAAGTCGTCCGCACagccatg gaGAAGCGTGGTGTGATGAATTCAGCCGGTCACCAGATCCTGCTCAACGGTTTAGAGACGCTTCAGAGGGCACTTAAAG tgaCCTCACTGGTGTCTATGACCGATCGCCTGGAGTCTATCGCCCGTCAGAACAT GTTGGGGTCACACCTGAGTCCCTCAGAGACAGAGTGCTACATCACCTCTGACATGTTTTATGTCGAAGTTCAGCTGGACACCATGGGCCAACTGATCGATGTGAAAGTGGCTCATCATGGAGAAAATCCTgcg AGTTGTCCCGAGCTCATACAGCATCTGAG AGAAAAAAACTTTGAGGAATTCTCCAAACACCTGAAGGGTCTTGTGAACCTGTACAAGCTTCCAGGAGACAA CAAACTGAAGACTAAAATGTACCTGGCCCTGCAGTCTCTGGAGCTGGACCTTACTAAGATGATGCAcatgttcag GATAGCAATGAAGGCAAACACAGTGGAGACGATCCTGCACGGCAGTGTTGGTCTGCTAACCCCAAGGAGCGGAGGCCATCTTATGTCCCTGCAGTGCTACGTCTCGCCTTACGACACTTTTGAGGAGGGAACCGGTGCCCAGCTCAACTACACAGACACAACCA tcccTCGTACTCTTGGGGTtgctgtgtctgtgactgtggaAGGAACATCATCTATCTACAAACTTCCCATCGCTCCTCTCATCACCGGGTCTCATCCAGTGGATAACAAAGG gaCGCCAACATTTTCGCCTGCGTCAAACTCGAACTGTGTCGACTTGCCAGCGTGTTTCTTCTTAAAGATGAAGAAGCCCATGCCCTTTTCACTGCCCTTCATTCACAAAATGGGCAATGTTACAG gTATCCCAGTGTTTGAGTCAGTTCCTGCCTTATCCCCATTATATGACCTCATCATTACAAGTCAGTTCAGTGAAGAAGATGGCAGCACCGCTCCAGCATCAGCCCGGTTCATGAGATTTTATGCA TCTCTGCCAGGACAGCAGCATTGCTATTTTCTGAATGGTGATGCCCCAGTACAGGATGGGAAATCTCTGCAGGGATCACTGGTTTCCAAAATCCCCTTTCGACACCCTGCTCATGTTCCCGCTCTGCTGGACATTATACGACACCAAGCAGCTTATAACACGCTGATTGGtagctgtgtaaaaaaaacctaTATAAAAGAAG ATGCCCCTGGGTTACTGCAGTTTGAGGTCTGTCCACTGACAGACTCTAGCTTCAGTGTGTCCTTCCAGCATCCTGTGAACGAGTCTCTTGTCTGTG TTGTAATGGAGGTAATCGACTCACGGCAGGTTGCATGTAAGCTGTATAAGGGTTTGTCTGATGCTTTGATCTGCACAGATGAATTCATTACCAAGGTGGTTCAGCG ATGCATGTCTATTCCTGTGACAATGCGAGCTATCCGTCGCAAGGCTGAGACGATTCAGGCAGACACCCCAGCCTTGTCCCTAATAGCTGAAACTGTGGAGATTATGGTGAAAAAGAACCTTCCACCCACAGGTAGCCCTGGTTACTTGGGTATGGGCGCAGTATCTGATGGGAGCAACACTGTGGGCTTGCCTGGTGTAGGGGGTGCCTCTACACCTACAGGAGGCAGTAGTGCTGGGAATTTGGCTGGAAGTGGGCCATTTCAAGGTACAATGAACCTTTTCATAAACCACCAAGGAAGTTCAGTTGTTGACACCATGGGTCAGATAGGAGgtcaacagcagcagcttccaCCACAGAACATCCATGGGTCAGATGATTTTAGCAAGGTGACTCAGAACCCCATACTCACAAGCCTTCTCAAGATAACAGGAAATGTAGAGCCTAGTCCCAATCCCCAGGGATCTGCGAGCTCACAGCCACACCAGACGCCACCATCAACTACATCACCTGCTAGCAATACTAAAAATCATCCCATGCTGATGAACTTGTTGAAGGACAACCCCTCACCGGACTTTGCTGCCCTGTATGGTAGCAGCCCTCTGGAGAGACAAAACTCTTCTGGTTCACCTCGCACAGACAGCCAAGGACAGCCATGTCCTGGAGGAGGCACCAAAGGCAAGAAGAAGCGACCAAGGGGCACTGATAAGGGCTTGATAGGAACAGGGGGAGGGATGGGAATGAAACAGCAGTCTCAGCACCAGCAATTGGGAAGCATAAGTCAgcagcaccatcacacacacacccctactgAAGATGATTTCCACCGTGAGCTCTTCTCCATGGATGTTGATGCTTCACAGAATCCCATTTTTGATGTCAATCTTCCAGGTGATGGGTTGGACACTCCTCATAGTATTACTCCAGCTCCAAGCCAGTGTGGGACTCCACCATCAGGTCCTGGAATGTCATACCACCAACAGTCACATGTCCAGCCTCAGACACAAGCTCAGACACAGCCATCAGGATCTATAACTCGCACGGTGCGCCTCTCTAGTTCTGAAAGTATTGGTCCTGACATTAATGACATTCTTTCTGATATTCCTGATTCAGCTACAAAAGGAAGTGGCATCAGCCATGGGCAGCATCACATGGGTGGGGAAGAAGGAGGTTCCCTAGACACTCCACTAAGGGATTCCTCTAGCTCAGGTCAGGGTAGTGCAGTTTTTGAGACTGATCTGTTTAATGCCAACAGCAATGAAAACACCTACACTGATCCAGCAGATCTGATTGCAGAGGCAGCAACGGCAGCTACACCAAATAGTGATGCTTCTTCAAGTAATTTCTTCCCAGATACAGACTTCAACCCTGAGTTGCTGCCTGGTCAGGGAACCTTCTCACATCAAAATTTCTTTGACAGTTCACCCAGTTCAGAGCCAGATCTTGACCTTGTGAAGAGCTTCAGTGGGGGAAGTCAGCAGAACACACCCTCAGGTACTCCTCAGAATCCAACTTCACATGGCCGTAGTACACCTGATGCCACCCTAAAGGACCCTTTTGATGTTAGTATGGTTTTTAACAGTGGAGGAGGAAAACCTTTGCTAGGCCCAGGGCCAGATTTGGGTGATTCACATTCTCATGTAGGTGGTGGACAGAGTCCACTCACGATGGGCATGGTGGGACTAAGCAGTGACTTTAAAAATAGTGAAGTAAAGGTCAAACAGCAGCAGATGAGGCCAAAGGAAGATAATGGAGTAGGTAACTCCGGGATGGTGATGGGAGGAACAGGCTCTGCTGAAGGAAAACAGATGAAGCGCAGTCGCACACCTTCTAGTGAGGGAAAATTGAAAGACAAACCACCCAAGCGTAAAAAGCTTGATCCAGAAGGCAAGTCTCCCTCACACAGCTCTGGAGGTCGGCCCTATACCCCTCCAAGTGGAAGTGCAGGTTCTGGAGGTTCAATGGGTGGAGGTGGATCCAAATCCCCAGGCAGCTCAGGTCGTTCTCAGACCCCACCAGGAGGTGCCACACCACCCATACCTAAAATCACAATACAAATCCCCAAAACCTTAACTGGGGGAAAATCATCTTCTCATGGAGGTTATACATCAAGTAGTTCAGCAAGTGGAAGTACTGGTGGTGCCAGTGGCACAAGCAGCAGCAAAAGCCACCATTCCCACTCCTCTTCATCTTCAGGAAAAATAAAGACGAGCAAGATGGAAGCTTCCATGGGACAAGGTAACAGTTCTAAGCTAGCGTGTACAGGGGGAAGTGGAAGTGGCATGCCATCTCAGTCCAAAAGCTCTTCCCTCGGGATGGGTGCTGGAAAACCAGGCTCTTCTCCGATTACTAAGCATGGCATGTCAGGTTCAGGTAGCAGTGGAGCAGTTAGTGGGAATAAAATGAGGCCCCAAGGAGGCAAACCGCCTGGATCACTGATGAATCCTAGCATCAAGCCTAACATCTCTCCTTCACACTCCCGGTCTGGAAGTTCTGACAAACTTTCCTCTCCAATGAaacttcagcagggacaggttCCAGGAACACCACCATCTTCAAAAGCTAAGTCACCGATTGGTTCTGGAAGTGGGAGTTCATCGGGGTCAAAGACCTCTTCTGGTGGTGGGATGAGCTCCCAGAAACAGTTAGGAAGTGGTTCTTCTggttcttcctcctcttcctctgcttTTGCTagctcttcctcctcatccGGCTCTATGTCATTTTCCTCTGGTGGTCAATCACAATATGGAGGaagtggtggtgctggtggtggaggtggtggaggaagTGGTGGAGGTAGTGGGGGGAACAATCCTAATGCCAAAGGAAAGTCCCCTAGCCGAAACAAAAAGCCTTCTCTTACAGCAGTCATAGACAAGCTAAAGAGTGTGGGTAGTGGTGGTATTGGTGGGGAAGAGTGTGAAGGAGGTGGGGAAAGTGGTTGTCCTGGCAGTAATGCAGGTAGTGGAGGTGGGGGGTTACCTCCAAATGTTGGTCCTCCAAAGCGAGAAAAGGttgaaaaagaaggaaaatccAAAGGATCTCTTTCAACTGGAAACTCGGGTGAGAAAAAGATGATGGACCCGAAAGGTAGTGGAGTGAGCAGCACTGGTGTGGCTAAGATTATCATAAGCAAACCTGATGGAGGTTCTCCAAGCATCAAGTCCAAAGTAACTCTCCAGAAACCTGGTGACGGATCAGCAGAAGGTTCCATGCGCTCACAGCATTCAGGTTTGAAAGCATCACCTCTTTTTAGTGGCTCAACACCAAAGCATGACCGTAGTTCCCCAAGCCACAGCCGCTCACCTGGAAATACACCTCTGTTTCTAGACAGTGAGAGCGAGTCTGGTAGCAGTTCAGTAGCTGAGAAGTCCCATCAGAACAGCCCCAGCTCTGATGATGATCAGACCATGAGGCCATTACAACCACCGCAGGACTACATGTCAGTCTGTCTCGGAGAGAAACACAAGaagcacaaaaaagaaaagaaaaagcagaaagaaagagagcgggAGAGGGACCGAGAGCGGGACAGGGACAGGGATCGGgacaaggagaaaaagaaatcagTAATGTCTTGTGGTCCCCCTTCAATTCCAATGAAGGCAGAAAGCTGGTCCAGGTCTCCTCTGTCTTCCTCAGAACCCCCTATATCTTTGCTCAGCTCTGACCGTGCCTCACGACCAAGTCCTGTGTACATGCACACTGAGGATGATGACCTGATGGACTCTGCTCTAACAGGCTCTAACTTAGAACCTTTCAAATAG